Part of the Verrucomicrobiia bacterium genome is shown below.
TTGAAACTCCTGAAGGTCCGAACATCGGTCTGATCAGCGCCATGAGTCTCTATGCGCGGATCAATGAATTCGGGTTCATCGAGACACCGTACCGCAAGGTCAAAGACGGGCGCGTATCGGATCAGGTGGATTATTTGACCGCCGACCAGGAAGAGAATTATGTAGTGGCCCAGGCCAACGCGCCGATTGATGGCAAGGGTCATTACACGGTGCCGAAGGTTTCCTGCCGCTATAAGGGTGACTTCATCGAAGTTGAGCCGGACCGCGTCCATTATATGGATGTGTCGCCGAAACAACTTGTTTCCGTTGCGGCGGGATTGATCCCGTTCCTCGAGCACGACGACGCGAACCGCGCGTTGATGGGTTCGAACATGCAGCGCCAGGCGGTGCCGTTGCTCCAAAGTGATTCGCCGCTGGTGGGAACCGGCTTGGAAGGCCGCATTGCGCGTGACTCCAAAGTCTGCATTGTTGCGGAAGAATCAGGTACGGTGGCCAGCGTGGACGCGCGACGGATCGTCGTCACGAAGAACGGTGAGATGCCCGAGGGTAAGCGAAAGCTTGCCACTGATCCTGAAAATCATCTGTGGGTATACGAACTGCGCAAGTTCATGCGTTCGAATGCCGGCACATGTTTTAACCAGAAGCCCATCGTCAAGTGTGGTGAGAAGATCAAGAAGGGGCAGGTTCTGGCCGACGGTCCCTGCTGTGAGGATGGCGAATTAGCGCTCGGACGTAACGTGCTCGTGGCCTTCATGCCCTGGTGCGGTTATAACTTTGAGGACGCCATTCTGGTCAACGAACGTCTTGTTAAAGACGACGTGTACACCTCGATTCACATCGACGAATTCGAGGCGGGTGCGCGCGATACGAAACTTGGCCCTGAAGAAATCACGCGGGATATCCCGAATGTCGGCGAAGAAGCGCTCAAGGATCTTGGCCACGATGGCGTGATCCGGATCGGCGCGGAAGTGAAACCCGGCGACATCCTTGTCGGCAAGATAACCCCGAAGGGCGAGACAGAACTCGCGCCCGAAGAGCGGTTGTTGCGCGCGATCTTCGGTGAGAAAGCGGCGGACGTCAAAGACACGTCGTTGCGTGTGCCCAGCGGCACCTACGGCATCGTCATGGACGTCAAGGTGTCCGCTCGCAAGGAGCTCAGTCGTCCGAACCTGACGCCGACCGAGATACGCCGCCAGAAGAAGCAAATTGAGGAAGAGCACAAGAAGAAATCCACCGAATTGCGCGAGGAACTCACCGAGAAGTTGAGCAACATTTTGCTCGGCGAGAAGATTCCGCTCGACGTGGTCAATGCGGAGACGGGCGAGATCATCATTCCGGCCAACCGGAAGATCACCAAGACGCTCCTGCGCAAGCTGGCTACGGTGTACGATCACATTGAGATCGATCCGTCACCGATCCGCATCAAGATTCGCGAGATCATCGGCGAGTTTGAGCATCGCTTTAGCGAACTCAACATGGAGCGCGATCGCCAACTCGACCGCATCGAGAGTGGTGAAGACGTCGATCCGGGAATTATCAAGCAGGTGAAGGTGTACATCGCCAGCAAGCGCAAGCTAAGCGTTGGCGACAAGATGGCTGGCCGTCATGGTAATAAAGGTGTCATTGCCAAAATCATGCCGGAAGAGAACATGCCATTCCTGGATGACGGTACACCGGTAGACATCGTGCTGAATCCGCTTGGTGTGCCGAGTCGTATGAATGTCGGCCAGGTGCTTGAGACGCACCTGGGAGTCGCCGCGCGGGCACTGGGTTTGAAGATCGCTTCACCCGTGTTCGACGGTGTGACCGAGAAGGAAATCCACGAGATGATCAACCAGGCCCGGAAGATCGACGGCTATGGGTGGGTGAAAGAAGACGGCAAATCGCGTCTCTATGATGGCCGTACCGGCGAACCGTTTGATCAGGAAGTTGTTGTCGGCTACATCTACATGCTGAAGCTGGGTCACCTGGTGGCGGACAAGATTCACGCCCGCGCCGTTGGCCCGTATTCGCTGGTCACACAGCAGCCGCTCGGTGGCAAGGCCCAGTATGGCGGCCAGCGCTTCGGCGAAATGGAAGTATGGGCGATGGAGGCCTATGGCTGCGCGTATGCGTTGCAGGAGTTGCTCACAGTTAAGAGCGACGACGTACAGGGCCGCACCCGCATCTACGAGTCCATCGTCAAGGGTGACAACACGCTCGAAGCGGGTACGCCCGAGTCGTTCAACGTGTTGATGAAGGAAATGCAGAGTCTATGCCTCGACGTTCGCGTCGGGAAGAACGGAGGCGAACACAAGTTATGATCGCAGCAAAGCCTGGAACCACATTACCCTCTGTCGCGCAAGCCACGGCGGCCGCGCGTGCCGCGCTCGGTTTGGAGAAGGCGGATACGTTCGACCAAGTTAGCATTGGTGTCGCGTCGCCGGATACGATTCGCTCCTGGTCGCACGGGGAAGTCAAAAACCCTGAAACGATCAACTACCGCACGTTCAAGCCTGAAAAAGGCGGTCTGTTTTGTGAGCGTATTTTCGGTCCGGTGCGCGATTGGGAGTGCAATTGCGGCAAATACAAGCGCATCAAGCATCGCGGCGTGATCTGCGATCGTTGCGGCGTCGAGGTGACGCTGGCGCGTGTGCGCCGCGAACGTATGGGCCACATCGAATTAGCCGTGCCGGTAAGCCACATTTGGTTTTTCAAGTGCATGCCGTCGCGTATGGGCCTGATGCTGGACATGACGGCTCGCGACCTCGAGCGCGTGCTCTACTATGAAGACTACATGGTGGTGGATCCGGGCAAGACACCGCTGAAGGACAAGCAATTGCTCACCGAAATGGAGTACCGCGAAGCCCGTGAGCAATACGCCGATGGGTTCGCCGCCAAAATGGGCGCCGAGGCCGTGAAAGAGTCCCTGGCGAAAATTGACCTTCGCAAGCTCGCCCACGAGTTGGAACATCAGCTTGATGCGACCAAGAGCAAACAGATCCGCAAGAAGATCGCCAAGCGGTTGAAACTCACGAAAGGGTTTCTCAACTCGAAGATGCGTCCGGAATGGATGATCCTCGAAGTGTTGCCGGTGATTCCGCCGGATCTCCGTCCGCTGGTTCCGCTGGAAGGCGGACGTTTCGCCACCAGCGATCTGAACGATTTGTATCGCCGCGTTATCAATCGTAACAACCGCCTCAAGAACCTGCTGCAATTGCGCACACCCGACGTGATCATTCGCAACGAAAAGCGCATGTTGCAGGAAGCAGTGGACGCATTGCTCGACAACGGTCGCCACGGTCGGCCGGTTACGGGCGCGGGCAGCCGCTCGCTGAAGTCGCTGGCCGACATGCTCAAGGGCAAGCAGGGCCGTTTCCGCCAGAATTTGCTCGGCAAGCGCGTCGACTATTCGGGTCGATCGGTGATCGTCATCGGCCCCGAATTGAAGTTGAACCAATGCGGGCTGCCGAAGAAGATGGCGCTGGTGCTGTTCGAGCCGTTCATCATTCGTCGTTTGCGAGAAATGGGTTTGGTTCACACGATTCGTTCCGCGAAAAAACTCATTGAACGCCAGTCTCCCGAGGTCTGGGACATTCTCGAAGAAGTCAGCAAAGGACACCCCGTGTTGCTCAATCGGGCTCCCACATTGCATCGGTTATCCATCCAGGCATTCGAGCCACAACTCATCGAAGGCGATGCCATCCGTATTCACCCGCTGGTTTGTACCGCCTATAACGCGGATTTCGACGGCGACCAGATGGCCGTGCATGTGCCGCTGTCCGTCGAGGCGCAGATGGAAGCGCGGCTGCTCATGCTTGCGCCGAACAACATCTTTTCGCCTTCAAGCGGCAAGCCGATCACGACGCCGACGCAGGACATCGCCCTGGGGGTCTACTACCTCACGCACGGCGGCAAGAAGGATCGCGGCGGCGACGCCAAACGCCAAAAGTTGTTCTCAGATGCACAAGAGGTGTTCTTCTGCCATGACGAACGCGATGTGAAGATTCACGAGCACATACGCTTGAAGAATCCGGATTACGGCCGCCAAACGGTCTATGGCGATGCTGTGTCGAAGGTCATCGAGACGACAGTAGGGCGAGTGCTTTTTAACGAAATCTGGCCACCGGAACTTGGTTTCATTAACCGCTCGACCAACAAGTCGTCATTGGGCGAGATCATCTGGCAGTGCTACCGCACCGCGGGTCACCCAAAAACGGTCGAGGTCCTGGACAAGCTCAAGGCTCTCGGTTTTGAACACGCCACCCTGGCGGGAGTCTCCATCGGTATCGAAGACATGATCGTACCGAAGGAAAAGACGGTGGTGATCGAAGACGCGCTCAAGGACGTGGCCGATGTTGAGAAGCAATATCGCCGCGGCATCATTACGGACGGTGAACGCTACAACAAGATCATTGATATCTGGACGCACGCGACCGACAAGATTTCCAACATCATGTATGCCGCGATGGAACACAACGAAGGCCGCGCGGAGCTGAACCCGGTTTTCATGATGGTGGATAGCAAGGCCCGTGGCTCGCGCCAGCAGATTCGTCAGCTCGCGGGCATGCGTGGATTGATGGCCAAGCCGTCGGGTGAAATCATTGAACGACCGATCCTGTCGAATTTCCGTGAGGGGTTGAGCGTTCTGGAGTATTTCATTTCGACACACGGCGCGCGCAAGGGATTAGCGGACACCGCTCTTAAGACAGCCGACTCCGGCTATCTGACTCGCAAGCTCGTAGATGTGGCGCAGGATGTCATTGTTCTCGAAGAGGACTGTGGCACCGTCAACGGCATTTGGGTAAAGCCAATCTTTGAAGGTGAAGACGAAGTGGTCAGGTTGAGCGAGCGCATCATCGGCCGCATCGCGGCAGAAGACATCAGCGATCCCATCAGCAAGAAGAAGATCGTCAAGGCCAACACCGAAATTGACGAAGCCGCCGCGGAAGCGATCAATAAACTCGGTATTGAACGGATCAAGATTCGCTCGGTGCTCACGTGCGAATCGCGCCGTGGAGTGTGCGGGATGTGTTACGGACGTAATCTCGCCACCAGCAAGATGGTGAAGCTGGGTCAGGCGATCGGTATCATTGCCGCGCAGTCGATTGGCGAGCCCGGCACACAACTCACGATGCGCACATTCCACATTGGCGGCACTGCCAGCCAGGTCTTCAAACAGCCGCAAATCAAGGCTAAAAATGACGGTGTCCTTCACTACCAGGAAGTTCGCGCGGTCCAACGCGCAGAAGGTAATTGGGTCGTGCTGAATAAGAATGGCCAGGTCGTTGTCAGCAATGACGAAGGCCGCGAATTGGAGCGTTACTCAGTGGTTGTCGGGGCCGAGATTGCTGCCGCCGACGGTGGTCGTGTGAAGAAGGGCGACGTGTTCGTCCAGTGGGACCCGTACAATGTGCCGGTGCTTTCCGAAGTGGCTGGTACGGTCAAGTTCCACGATTTAATCGAGGGCATCACGGTCAAGCGTGAGCTCGACGAAGCGACGGGCCTGATGGGCACGGTTGTCATCGAGCACAAGGAAGACCTGCACCCGCAGGTGAATCTGGTGAACGCGGCCGACGAGGTGGTTGCCTTCTATGCGATTCCTGCAGGAGCCCATATCGTCGTCGAGGAAGGTAGCCGGATGGAGCCAGGGGCGCTTGTCGCGAAAACGCCACGAAAGGTTTTCAAGACGAAGGATATCACGGGTGGTCTGCCGCGTGTCGCGGAATTGTTCGAAGCCCGTCGGCCGAAGGACGCGGCTGAAATTGCCAAGATCGACGGCGTTGTCGATTTCGCCGGTACTGTTCGAGGCAAGCGTCGTATTATCGTGAAGGATCCCAAGACAGGCGCGGAAGAGGAGCATCTCATACCGCACTCGAAACACATCATCGTCTTCCGGGGCGACACGGTAAAGAAAGGCCAACAACTAACGGAAGGCCCGGTTGTACCACACGAAATACTTGAGGTTTGTGGTCCGCAGGACTTGCAAGAGTATCTCGTGAACGACGTGCAGGAAGTCTACCGTCTGCAGGGTGTGGAGATTAACGACAAGCACATCGAGATCATCGTCCGCCAGATGTTGCGCAAGGTGCGGATTGTGGATCCCGGAGACACGCGTTTTCTCTGGGGCGATCAGATCGACAAGGTAACGTTTGAAGAGGAGAACAAGCGCGTTGCGGAAGCGGGCGGCAAGCCGGCGGAAGCGCAGCCCGTTCTCCTCGGCATTACCAAGGCCTCGCTGGAGACCGAGTCGTTTATCAGCGCGGCATCGTTCCAGGACACCACGCGCGTGCTGACGGAAGCAGCGACGCTCGGACGAGTCGATCATCTGCGCGGCTTCAAGGAAAACGTGATCATGGGTCATCTTATCCCCGCAGGCACCGGATTCGGGGCGCTTCGCGGTGTGAAGTTGGTCCCACTGGCCGAGCCGGTGGAACAACCACGCGAGGAGAAACTCGAGCCTCAACCCGAGGAGGCAGTGATCTAAGGTAGGCTGCTCAAAAGGTCTTGCGTTGCACCGGAGCGTGTGTTACTTTTCGCGCTCCTTTGGAGCCACTAGGGAAGTGGCGTTTAACG
Proteins encoded:
- the rpoB gene encoding DNA-directed RNA polymerase subunit beta is translated as MAERKYFGKLGDVIEPPPFIEAQTDSYAEFLQSDATTTRRKNVGLQAVFKEVFPIESYDGQATLDFVEYSIGESKTNWLDCLREGISYSGPLHVTFRLKDTNGTKEEKVYMGEIPLMSPSGSFVINGAERVIVSQLHRSPGICFESSIHTSGKVLFGFRIIPDRGSWLEVQFDSNDLLNIYLDRRHRRRKFLATTFLRSLGYSTDEEILKLFYQIEDVKLKDFTSGEETTNKVLIADVMDTEKQLVVGRAFEPLSKSVARQLIDLGIDKVKVVDISSDDGCIIKCLRKDTCKDQEEALKDIYRRLRPGDPPTIANANALIKRLFFDARRYDLGRVGRYKINQKLNRNADMESRVMEKEDLIEAIKYLLSLRKGEGSVDDIDHLGSRRLRTVGELLANQCRIGLARTERVVKERMTLFDVNTDTMTPQQLINPKALSAVIRDFFGRSQLSQFMDQTNPLSELTHKRRLSALGPGGLSRERAGFEVRDVHPSHYGRICPIETPEGPNIGLISAMSLYARINEFGFIETPYRKVKDGRVSDQVDYLTADQEENYVVAQANAPIDGKGHYTVPKVSCRYKGDFIEVEPDRVHYMDVSPKQLVSVAAGLIPFLEHDDANRALMGSNMQRQAVPLLQSDSPLVGTGLEGRIARDSKVCIVAEESGTVASVDARRIVVTKNGEMPEGKRKLATDPENHLWVYELRKFMRSNAGTCFNQKPIVKCGEKIKKGQVLADGPCCEDGELALGRNVLVAFMPWCGYNFEDAILVNERLVKDDVYTSIHIDEFEAGARDTKLGPEEITRDIPNVGEEALKDLGHDGVIRIGAEVKPGDILVGKITPKGETELAPEERLLRAIFGEKAADVKDTSLRVPSGTYGIVMDVKVSARKELSRPNLTPTEIRRQKKQIEEEHKKKSTELREELTEKLSNILLGEKIPLDVVNAETGEIIIPANRKITKTLLRKLATVYDHIEIDPSPIRIKIREIIGEFEHRFSELNMERDRQLDRIESGEDVDPGIIKQVKVYIASKRKLSVGDKMAGRHGNKGVIAKIMPEENMPFLDDGTPVDIVLNPLGVPSRMNVGQVLETHLGVAARALGLKIASPVFDGVTEKEIHEMINQARKIDGYGWVKEDGKSRLYDGRTGEPFDQEVVVGYIYMLKLGHLVADKIHARAVGPYSLVTQQPLGGKAQYGGQRFGEMEVWAMEAYGCAYALQELLTVKSDDVQGRTRIYESIVKGDNTLEAGTPESFNVLMKEMQSLCLDVRVGKNGGEHKL
- the rpoC gene encoding DNA-directed RNA polymerase subunit beta', which gives rise to MIAAKPGTTLPSVAQATAAARAALGLEKADTFDQVSIGVASPDTIRSWSHGEVKNPETINYRTFKPEKGGLFCERIFGPVRDWECNCGKYKRIKHRGVICDRCGVEVTLARVRRERMGHIELAVPVSHIWFFKCMPSRMGLMLDMTARDLERVLYYEDYMVVDPGKTPLKDKQLLTEMEYREAREQYADGFAAKMGAEAVKESLAKIDLRKLAHELEHQLDATKSKQIRKKIAKRLKLTKGFLNSKMRPEWMILEVLPVIPPDLRPLVPLEGGRFATSDLNDLYRRVINRNNRLKNLLQLRTPDVIIRNEKRMLQEAVDALLDNGRHGRPVTGAGSRSLKSLADMLKGKQGRFRQNLLGKRVDYSGRSVIVIGPELKLNQCGLPKKMALVLFEPFIIRRLREMGLVHTIRSAKKLIERQSPEVWDILEEVSKGHPVLLNRAPTLHRLSIQAFEPQLIEGDAIRIHPLVCTAYNADFDGDQMAVHVPLSVEAQMEARLLMLAPNNIFSPSSGKPITTPTQDIALGVYYLTHGGKKDRGGDAKRQKLFSDAQEVFFCHDERDVKIHEHIRLKNPDYGRQTVYGDAVSKVIETTVGRVLFNEIWPPELGFINRSTNKSSLGEIIWQCYRTAGHPKTVEVLDKLKALGFEHATLAGVSIGIEDMIVPKEKTVVIEDALKDVADVEKQYRRGIITDGERYNKIIDIWTHATDKISNIMYAAMEHNEGRAELNPVFMMVDSKARGSRQQIRQLAGMRGLMAKPSGEIIERPILSNFREGLSVLEYFISTHGARKGLADTALKTADSGYLTRKLVDVAQDVIVLEEDCGTVNGIWVKPIFEGEDEVVRLSERIIGRIAAEDISDPISKKKIVKANTEIDEAAAEAINKLGIERIKIRSVLTCESRRGVCGMCYGRNLATSKMVKLGQAIGIIAAQSIGEPGTQLTMRTFHIGGTASQVFKQPQIKAKNDGVLHYQEVRAVQRAEGNWVVLNKNGQVVVSNDEGRELERYSVVVGAEIAAADGGRVKKGDVFVQWDPYNVPVLSEVAGTVKFHDLIEGITVKRELDEATGLMGTVVIEHKEDLHPQVNLVNAADEVVAFYAIPAGAHIVVEEGSRMEPGALVAKTPRKVFKTKDITGGLPRVAELFEARRPKDAAEIAKIDGVVDFAGTVRGKRRIIVKDPKTGAEEEHLIPHSKHIIVFRGDTVKKGQQLTEGPVVPHEILEVCGPQDLQEYLVNDVQEVYRLQGVEINDKHIEIIVRQMLRKVRIVDPGDTRFLWGDQIDKVTFEEENKRVAEAGGKPAEAQPVLLGITKASLETESFISAASFQDTTRVLTEAATLGRVDHLRGFKENVIMGHLIPAGTGFGALRGVKLVPLAEPVEQPREEKLEPQPEEAVI